TGTCAGACTGTGCTGAATCGGCTGGTGTATCACTGTTTGCTGTTGAAGAAGTTGGAACATCACCATCCGTTTGTGTTTGTTGAACGGTACTAACTGTAGCTGGTTGCTGCGGATTAGTTTCTACTTGCCATTGTTGGAAAAGTAAAAAAGAAACTAAAGCCAGTGCTAGCAACAGAATATTACGTTGGGTATCCATCGTTATTGTTCTCTGTCTTTATGCTGCTTGGGTGGGACGGGGTCATAGCCCCCATCATTCAAAGGATGACATTTTAATAGACGTTTGCCAGATAGCCAACACCCTTTTACTAAACCGTGTGACTTTAGTGCTTCAATTGCATAATGTGAACACGTTGGAGTAAATCGACAGCGAGGTCCAATCATTGGACTGATGACGAGTTGATAAAAACGGATGAGACCGATTGCTATCCACGAGAAGGGCGAGACAGGCGATGCCATAATTTGTCTAATAGCTTGTTGAAGTCTTCGTTACTCAATTCTTGAGCACTCTTTTTAGCGATAACTACAAAGTCTTTCGCA
The Aliivibrio fischeri ATCC 7744 = JCM 18803 = DSM 507 DNA segment above includes these coding regions:
- the yidD gene encoding membrane protein insertion efficiency factor YidD, whose product is MASPVSPFSWIAIGLIRFYQLVISPMIGPRCRFTPTCSHYAIEALKSHGLVKGCWLSGKRLLKCHPLNDGGYDPVPPKQHKDREQ